A genomic stretch from Theobroma cacao cultivar B97-61/B2 chromosome 4, Criollo_cocoa_genome_V2, whole genome shotgun sequence includes:
- the LOC108661564 gene encoding uncharacterized protein LOC108661564: MEKICKALGCSSVRSVELAAFRLEDVAQEWYSSLCRGRLTDAAPLAWSEFSAAFLDRFLPLNVRNARAREFEILVQTSSMTVSEYDIKFTQLSRAVASRDFTTYSTAVDCAQRIEMRTIESRAARDRAKRARTKGYQGRRDFSSGGSSSSRQDPQRDSRLSQQMSDLPNASVGMGQRTFNARRQQDSRQSSQVIHPCNICGKRHSGRCLRTTAVCYGCGQPGYIRRNCPMAHQSQDSACGSTQPALSAPSVATSSGREATGSRGRGAGTSSQGRPYGSGH; the protein is encoded by the exons ATGGAGAAGATATGTAAAGCTTTGGGATGCTCCAGTGTTCGGTCAGTTGAGTTAGCCGCTTTTCGATTAGAGGATGTGGCGCAGGAGTGGTATAGCTCTTTGTGTAGAGGTAGACTGACGGATGCAGCGCCATTGGCTTGGAGTGAGTTTAGTGCAGCCTTCTTAGATCGATTCCTACCACTCAATGTACGTAATGCTAGAGCTAGGGAGTTTGAGATTTTGGTACAAACTTCGAGTATGACGGTGTCGGAGTATGACATCAAGTTCACACAGTTGTCTCG GGCTGTGGCATCTCGAGATTTCACTACCTATTCTACAGCAGTAGATTGTGCTCAGCGCATTGAGATGAGGACCATTGAGAGTAGGGCTGCGAGGGATAGAGCAAAGAGGGCCAGGACAAAGGGTTATCAGGGCCGTAGAGATTTCAGCAGTGGTGGTTCATCTTCTAGCCGTCAGGATCCACAAAGGGATTCACGATTATCCCAACAGATGAGTGACCTGCCTAATGCTAGTGTTGGGATGGGACAGAGAACTTTCAATGCTAGAAGGCAACAAGATTCGAGACAGAGTAGTCAAGTTATCCACCCTTGTAATATCTGTGGGAAGAGACATAGTGGACGATGCTTACGTACTACGGCAGTTTGTTATGGGTGTGGCCAACCCGGGTACATTAGGAGGAATTGTCCAATGGCTCATCAATCACAAGACTCGGCATGTGGTTCCACCCAGCCAGCTTTGTCTGCTCCTTCAGTTGCTACCTCATCTGGTCGAGAGGCTACTGGATCGAGAGGTAGAGGTGCTGGTACTTCCTCTCAGGGAAGGCCATATGGGTCTGGACATTAG